One genomic region from Prunus persica cultivar Lovell chromosome G3, Prunus_persica_NCBIv2, whole genome shotgun sequence encodes:
- the LOC18766048 gene encoding probable disease resistance protein At4g27220 produces MGTQSGCLTYCDPNIEDLKDELTKLIVKRDALQRLVNEAEREGEVINYDVLIWLRTVDVMIGKVSRFEDEVNRRRRCLYWLSLSRQAQKIKQHVVHLLEEGKFQNVAHPGAPQIQNVAHPAALQTILPTLTAGVRGPKSRITVMNHVLEALKNEKITMVGICGMDGVGKTLMAEEIIKIVQGKMFDEVVMIVVSPNPNIRKIQAEIADKLGLTIDLETEKGRELILSERILIVLDDVWSVLDFEAIGLPFGPSHKGCKVLVTSSNLDVCYEMGSQKNFTLPMLTAEEAWELFQETIGEPLDADPDLCGIAKALTNECGGLPYSVVTIAKALQNNKSKYEWANALQQLKAHEIPPQAYYSSIKLSYERLENDELKSCFLLCCLFPQGYDIPIDYLVRYAWGQGIISDRFDSVEAARMRVHFLVVKLKRRFLLLGSSKEGCTKMHGVVHGVAISIASQDMDVFMVQDQAGYRSWQINPPYKQYTTVSLNDVHIDDPIVTGLGYQELKLLQLKNSEVSESALESMLKGMKLQVLSFIHTGSTSIRVLLRHLRTLSLDDCTLGDISSVGKLENLEILSFARSNIKVLPRELADLQQLRLLDTTDCSYLKEIPHGILSGLSKLEELYMTRSFNKWEPAEEVDQSKEGEIRMASLAEVMSLPSKNLTVLAIDIPDFKLLPEDEVLLEKETTRFHISICKANTFPMPQPLDYGFKNTVKLAGDAKEFMQNGDIRFLLKYSRALYFRETKNLNCVLNDQVSFEGLEALSIQNSKHGTESLLSDQTGETAFLQLKSLELNGISDLLAICHGQLQNQSFGNLISLQISCCSELRYAFPVSIARNLVQLQSLVVYLCDKMQEIVSNEGLEDEIDASSKVAFPNLTELNLYGVSNLVSFYIANQPCSSKPEMAETWSSNQGNEAGGSSSKKSKILLPPNCISWLKNLEELEVKLSSKIEVLFDLEGQMVQGNTEEIPVSFTQLRKVSLANVTLLAHLWKNVPCRIRCFENLRFLTVLSCDSLQYLFSYSVARQLVGLEELKISYCRTMKTIVARQYKEEIGSTRILFPKLSLRLQDLSSLVSLSDGPKTFSDDADNTFVWPSTRVMHLRRCPKLETLGSLIPRKQKQRKNIPQIQKLDAGPSERTSQKKNIPQPSVSPPFWSSEHTSKKEVTPSTTINESDDSDNLECLEMEDCESLQVIFQPKESNYAHKFTKIKRLVLKALPMLIDIWEMGSQQIDGFRNLRWLEVHGCAQMRYLFSPSIVKLLISLEQIKVIDCWMMEEIVAETEAEHAEEMELPLVNSIMLRNLPNFKRVCTEAYTLKCPSLAVAELVYIECNPRLKIKIDLGVLRTVPAENASVLKQRY; encoded by the exons ATGGGGACACAGAGTGGTTGTTTGACCTACTGTGATCCTAACATAGAAGATCTTAAAGATGAGcttacaaaattaattgtgAAGAGAGATGCGTTGCAGAGGTTGGTCAATGAAGCCGAAAGGGAAGGGGAAGTGATCAACTATGATGTTTTGATTTGGCTACGCACGGTGGACGTGATGATCGGCAAAGTCTCGCGTTTTGAAGATGAAGTCAACAGGAGAAGACGATGCTTGTATTGGCTGAGTTTGAGTAGGCAAGCGCAGAAGATTAAACAACATGTTGTTCATCTCcttgaagaaggaaaattcCAAAATGTAGCCCATCCAGGAGCTCCACAGATCCAAAATGTAGCCCATCCAGCAGCTCTACAGACGATACTGCCAACATTAACAGCAGGCGTTAGAGGCCCTAAATCCAGAATAACAGTCATGAATCATGTCTTGGAGGCTTtgaagaatgaaaaaataacaatGGTTGGGATTTGCGGGATGGACGGTGTGGGTAAAACCCTAATGGCAGAAGAAATCATTAAAATAGTACAAGGAAAGATGTTTGATGAGGTTGTGATGATAGTTGTGTCCCCAAACCCAAACATTAGAAAAATACAAGCTGAAATTGCAGATAAACTAGGTCTTACAATTGACCTAGAAACTGAAAAGGGAAGAGAACTAATCCTAAGTGAAAGGATCCTCATCGTATTAGATGATGTATGGTCAGTACTTGATTTTGAGGCAATAGGACTTCCGTTTGGACCTTCACATAAAGGTTGCAAAGTTTTGGTGACATCATCGAATTTGGATGTGTGCTATGAGATGGGGAGTCAAAAGAACTTTACCCTGCCGATGTTAACTGCAGAAGAAGCATGGGAGCTATTCCAGGAGACAATAGGTGAACCCTTGGATGCTGATCCTGATTTATGTGGTATTGCAAAAGCGCTAACAAATGAATGTGGAGGTTTACCGTATAGTGTCGTAACTATTGCGAAAGCGCTACAAAATAATAAGAGTAAGTATGAATGGGCTAATGCCCTTCAGCAACTAAAAGCGCATGAAATTCCTCCCCAAGCTTATTATTCTAGTATAAAACTCAGTTATGAACGATTGGAGAACGATGAACTCAAGTCATGCTTTTTACTATGTTGTTTATTTCCACAAGGTTACGATATTCCAATTGATTATTTGGTTAGATATGCGTGGGGCCAAGGAATAATTTCTGACAGGTTTGATTCAGTGGAGGCAGCAAGAATGCGAGtacattttttagttgtcaaaCTAAAAAGGAGGTTTTTGCTGCTAGGTAGCAGCAAGGAAGGCTGTACCAAAATGCATGGCGTAGTTCATGGCGTTGCCATATCAATTGCTTCCCAAGATATGGATGTTTTTATGGTACAAGATCAAGCTGGATATAGAAGTTGGCAAATAAATCCTCCATACAAACAGTACACAACAGTTTCACTGAATGATGTTCATATTGACGACCCCATTGTGACAGGTTTGGGGTATCAAGAACTTAAACTTctacaactaaaaaatagcGAAGTTTCAGAATCTGCCCTGGAAAGCATGTTGAAAGGGATGAAGCTCCAGGTATTATCTTTCATACATACAGGTTCAACATCAATTAGAGTGCTGCTAAGACACCTTCGGACCTTGTCTCTAGATGATTGTACACTGGGAGACATATCTAGTGTTGGGAAATTGGAGAATCTCGAGATCCTCAGTTTTGCGCGTTCCAACATCAAAGTGTTACCGAGAGAACTTGCAGATCTTCAACAATTAAGGTTGTTAGATACGACAGATTGTTCTTATCTAAAGGAAATTCCTCATGGTATCCTATCCGGATTAAGTAAACTAGAAGAGCTGTACATGACACGCAGCTTTAATAAATGGGAGCCTGCAGAGGAAGTCGATCAAAGCAAAGAAGGTGAGATCCGGATGGCAAGCCTAGCTGAGGTGATGTCTCTACCCTCTAAAAATTTGACAGTTTTAGCCATAGATATACCGGATTTCAAGTTGTTGCCGGAAGATGAAGTGCTCTTGGAAAAGGAAACAACAAGATTTCATATATCTATATGCAAGGCTAATACTTTTCCTATGCCACAACCCCTGGATTACGGATTTAAAAATACTGTTAAGCTTGCTGGTGATGCAAAGGAGTTCATGCAAAATGGAGATATTAGATTTCTGTTGAAGTACTCTAGAGCTTTGTACTTCAGAGAAACTAAAAATCTGAACTGTGTCCTCAATGACCAAGTAAGTTTTGAAGGCTTGGAAGCTTTATCGATTCAAAATAGTAAGCACGGCACAGAGTCTCTTCTAAGTGATCAAACGGGTGAGACTGCCTTCCTTCAGTTGAAGTCACTTGAGCTAAACGGGATATCGGATTTACTAGCAATATGTCATGGGCAGCTTCAAAATCAATCTTTTGGCAACCTAATATCCCTTCAGATCAGTTGTTGTTCTGAGTTAAGATATGCCTTTCCAGTGTCTATAGCAAGAAACTTGGTACAACTCCAGTCCTTAGTTGTTTATCTATGCGacaaaatgcaagaaattgtCTCAAATGAGGGGTTGGAAGATGAGATTGATGCATCTTCCAAGGTTGCTTTTCCTAATTTAACGGAGCTCAATCTGTATGGTGTATCAAACCTGGTTAGTTTCTACATAGCCAACCAGCCATGTAGCTCAAAACCTGAG ATGGCAGAGACTTGGTCGTCAAATCAAGGAAATGAAGCTGGCGGGTCCTCTTCTAAGAAATCAAAAATACTACTTCCACCAAATTGCATTTCCTGGTTAAAAAATCTAGAAGAACTAGAAGTGAAGCTGTCATCAAAAATAGAAGTGCTATTTGATCTAGAGGGCCAGATGGTTCAGGGGAACACTGAAGAAATTCCGGTCTCCTTCACTCAACTACGAAAAGTGTCCCTTGCAAATGTAACTCTGCTTGCACACTTGTGGAAGAACGTTCCATGTCGAATCCGGTGCTTTGAAAATTTAAGGTTTTTAACAGTCCTAAGTTGTGACAGCTTGCAATACCTGTTCTCCTACTCAGTGGCCAGGCAACTTGTGGGTCTTGAAGAATTAAAAATCTCCTATTGCAGGACTATGAAAACCATAGTCGCACGTCAGTATAAAGAAGAGATAGGGTCCACAAGGATCTTGTTTCCCAAATTGAGTCTTAGACTACAAGACCTGTCAAGCCTTGTGAGCCTCAGTGATGGTCCCAAGACATTTAGCGACGATGCTGATAATACTTTTGTATGGCCATCCACAAGAGTAATGCACCTGAGAAGATGTCCCAAATTGGAGACATTGGGTTCATTGATTCcacgaaaacaaaaacaaagaaagaatattCCACAAATCCAAAAGTTGGATGCAGGTCCTAGTGAACGCacttcacaaaaaaagaatattccACAACCATCAGTTTCCCCACCATTCTGGTCCAGTGAACACACTTCCAAAAAAGAG gttACACCGTCGACAACTATTAATGAGTCAGATGACAGTGATAATCTAGAATGTCTTGAAATGGAAGACTGCGAGTCACTGCAAGTGATATTCCAACCTAAAGAAAGCAATTATGCACACAAATTTACCAAGATCAAACGATTGGTATTAAAAGCTTTGCCAATGTTAATTGACATTTGGGAAATGGGTTCACAACAAATCGACGGCTTTCGGAACTTGAGATGGCTAGAAGTACATGGTTGTGCGCAAATGAGATATTTGTTTTCACCTTCCATAGTTAAACTTCTTATCAGCCTAGAGCAGATAAAAGTTATAGACTGTTGGATGATGGAAGAAATTGTTGCAGAGACAGAAGCAGAACATGCAGAGGAAATGGAACTTCCTTTAGTGAATTCCATCATGCTTCGTAATCTACCAAACTTCAAGCGTGTGTGCACTGAAGCTTATACTTTAAAGTGCCCATCCCTGGCAGTGGCGGAATTGGTTTACATTGAATGCAATCCAagactgaaaataaaaattgatctCGGGGTTCTACGCACAGTTCCTGCAGAGAATGCATCTGTCTTGAAGCAAAG GTATTAA
- the LOC18765984 gene encoding G-type lectin S-receptor-like serine/threonine-protein kinase At2g19130: protein MLVSPWRLMLSPQASLFLGTRQLPLQVAFLSWVSSHQSFDHPTDTWLPGGKLGHNKLTKEKLSLTPWRNPQNPAPGLFSFELEQNGTSFWLFWNGSKTYWTSGYWTGKIFSLVPETAANDYIASFTFASNENGSYFTYASAYNDTFIRFMLEITGQIKFYVWGKGFTQWTLIWMRPNEQCDAYATCGAFSICNQQNASLCGCLPGFEPKVPKVWKLKDHSNGCLRKTPLQCNDVRNSTFLVIHDVLHPVNSESLTVENIEKCRLACLRNCSCTAFAYDNQCLIWKGDLLNVKLLPSEGKVGKDWHLRVAASDNEYQKIGSTSKIKRKTAWIVIGVLLGFTFILTIVMILVRRRQSAGALETVDDYLVLFKYRDLRRATKNFSEKLGEGAFGSVFKGVLPDSTAIAVKELKSLNQGEKQFRNEVRTIGSIQHINLVRLWGFCAEASKRILVYDYMPNGSLQSLLFQKNPIILDWKARYNIAIGTARGLAYLHEDCRERIIHCDIKPENILLDAEYSPKLGDFGLAKLIGRQNSRVLTTMRGTVGYLAPEWFSGEAITPKADVFSYGMLLIEIISGRRNRQGLDEGLESFFPIQVTNIVTKGEDVVTLLDYKLEGQADKDELTRACKVACWCIQDDEKDRPKMREVVQILQGVSDVGIPPIPQFLQRLNENPIEATSSQETICTSNSSA from the exons ATGCTTGTATCTCCATGGCGACTCATGTTATCTCCGCAGGCCAGTCTCTTTCTGGGAACCAGACAATTACCTCTCCAAGTGGCATTTTTGAGCTGGGTTTCTTCACACCAG AGTTTTGATCACCCAACTGATACTTGGCTTCCAGGAGGGAAGCTTGGACATAATAAGCTTACGAAAGAAAAACTAAGTCTTACTCCATGGAGAAACCCACAAAATCCAGCACCTggcctcttttcttttgagctagaacaaaatggaacaagtttttggttattttggaATGGTTCTAAAACTTATTGGACCAGTGGATATTGGACAGGGAAAATCTTTAGCCTTGTTCCGGAAACAGCTGCAAATGATTATATTGCAAGTTTCACTTTTGCttcaaatgaaaatggaaGCTATTTCACTTATGCTTCAGCATATAACGATACCTTCATCAGATTCATGCTAGAAATTACTGGTCAAATCAAGTTTTATGTCTGGGGGAAGGGCTTCACACAATGGACTCTAATCTGGATGCGACCAAATGAGCAATGCGATGCTTATGCTACCTGTGGTGCTTTTAGTATCTGCAACCAGCAGAATGCTTCTCTTTGTGGTTGCCTGCCTGGATTTGAACCCAAAGTCCCGAAAGTTTGGAAATTAAAAGATCACTCAAATGGCTGTCTGAGGAAAACTCCTTTACAGTGCAATGATGTCCGAAATTCCACATTTCTGGTGATACATGATGTTCTCCATCCTGTGAATTCTGAGTCGTTGACAGTTGAGAACATTGAAAAATGTAGATTAGCATGTTTAAGAAATTGTTCGTGCACTGCTTTTGCTTATGATAATCAGTGTCTGATTTGGAAAGGAGATCTGCTCAATGTAAAGCTACTACCATCTGAAGGTAAGGTAGGAAAAGATTGGCATCTCCGAGTTGCAGCATCTGACAATGAGTATCAAAAGATAGGGTCTACCAGTAAGATAAAGAGGAAGACTGCTTGGATTGTAATTGGAGTACTTTTAGGTTTCACCTTTATCTTGACAATTGTCATGATATTAGTCAGAAGGAGACAGTCAGCAGGGGCATTGGAGACAGTTGATGATTATTTAGTGTTGTTCAAGTATAGAGATTTAAGAAGAGCAACAAAGAACTTCTCagaaaaacttggggaaggaGCTTTTGGTTCTGTCTTCAAGGGGGTATTGCCTGATTCAACTGCCATAGCAGTGAAGGAACTTAAAAGTCTGAACCAGGGAGAGAAGCAATTCCGCAATGAAGTGAGAACTATTGGTTCAATCCAACACATTAACCTTGTTCGTCTCTGGGGATTTTGTGCAGAAGCTTCGAAAAGAATTTTAGTCTATGATTACATGCCGAATGGTTCTCTTCAATCTCTCTTGTTTCAAAAGAATCCGATAATCCTAGATTGGAAGGCCAGATATAATATTGCAATCGGCACTGCCAGAGGATTGGCTTATCTCCATGAGGATTGTAGAGAGCGTATCATACACTGTGACATTAAGCCTGAGAACATTTTGTTGGATGCAGAATACAGCCCAAAACTGGGAGATTTTGGTCTCGCAAAACTCATAGGCAGACAAAATAGCCGGGTTCTAACAACCATGAGAGGAACTGTAGGCTATCTAGCACCAGAATGGTTTTCAGGTGAAGCCATCACACCCAAAGCTGATGTCTTTAGCTATGGCATGTTGCTGATTGAGATTATATCAGGAAGAAGAAATAGACAAGGGTTAGATGAGGGATTAGAGAGTTTCTTTCCAATCCaggttacaaatatagtaaCCAAAGGAGAAGATGTTGTTACCTTGTTAGATTACAAATTGGAAGGGCAAGCAGACAAGGATGAACTCACCCGGGCATGCAAAGTCGCTTGTTGGTGCATTCAAGATGATGAGAAGGATAGGCCAAAAATGAGGGAGGTTGTTCAAATTCTTCAGGGAGTATCAGATGTTGGTATACCTCCAATCCCACAGTTCCTCCAGCGCCTTAATGAGAATCCAATAGAAGCCACCAGTAGCCAGGAGACAATTTGCACTTCAAATTCATCAGCATGA